Proteins from one Hydrogenophaga sp. SL48 genomic window:
- a CDS encoding BLUF domain-containing protein has translation MLVRLLYVSRAIDKDCSKAIESILETSRSHNMGNGITGVLCYGGGVFLQAIEGGRNAVNTLYNHIAADQRHTDVVLLHYEEITERRFGGWTMGQVNLSKLNTSIVLKYSERPEFDPYGVSGKVSLALLEELMATASIIGRA, from the coding sequence ATGCTGGTCCGTCTGCTTTACGTCAGCCGAGCGATCGACAAAGATTGCTCCAAGGCCATCGAGTCCATCCTCGAAACCTCCCGCTCGCACAACATGGGCAACGGCATCACCGGCGTGCTGTGTTACGGCGGTGGCGTGTTCCTCCAGGCCATCGAGGGCGGCCGCAACGCGGTCAATACGCTTTACAACCACATCGCGGCCGACCAGCGCCACACCGACGTGGTGCTGCTGCACTACGAAGAAATCACCGAACGCCGTTTCGGTGGCTGGACCATGGGGCAGGTCAATCTCTCCAAGCTCAACACCTCCATCGTGCTGAAATATTCCGAGCGCCCCGAATTCGACCCGTACGGCGTGTCGGGCAAGGTCTCGCTGGCCCTGCTGGAAGAATTGATGGCCACCGCCTCGATCATCGGAAGGGCTTGA
- a CDS encoding alpha-hydroxy acid oxidase encodes MTVITTIEDLRVLAEKRVPRMFYDYADSGSWTESTYRANSDDFQKIKLRQRVAVNMENRTTATKMVGQAVKMPVCIAPVGLTGMQSADGEIKAAKAAEKFGIPFTLSTMSICSIEDIAQHTTAPFWFQLYMMRDREAMARMIDRCKVAKCSALVLTLDLQVIGQRHKDLKNGLTAPPKPTIANIINLMTKPRWCLGMAGTKRHSFGNLVGHVKAVTNMKSLASWTNEQFDPTLSWADVAWVKQQWGGKLILKGIMDVEDAQLAVQSGADAIVVSNHGGRQLDGAPSSIEALPAIVAAVGEQIEVWMDGGIRSGQDVLKAWALGARGTMIGRAMVYGLGAMGEEGVLKALQIIHKELDITMAFCGHTNIQNVDRGILLPGTFPTGA; translated from the coding sequence ATGACCGTGATCACCACCATCGAAGACCTGCGCGTGCTCGCCGAAAAACGCGTGCCGCGCATGTTCTACGACTACGCCGATTCCGGCTCCTGGACCGAGAGCACCTACCGCGCCAACAGCGACGACTTCCAGAAGATCAAGCTGCGCCAGCGCGTGGCGGTGAACATGGAGAACCGCACGACGGCCACGAAGATGGTGGGCCAGGCGGTGAAGATGCCGGTGTGCATCGCGCCCGTGGGGCTGACCGGCATGCAGAGCGCCGACGGCGAGATCAAGGCGGCCAAGGCGGCCGAGAAGTTCGGCATCCCGTTCACGCTCTCGACCATGAGCATCTGCTCGATCGAGGACATCGCACAGCACACCACCGCGCCGTTCTGGTTCCAGCTCTACATGATGCGCGACCGCGAGGCCATGGCCCGCATGATCGACCGCTGCAAGGTCGCCAAGTGCAGCGCTCTGGTGCTGACGCTGGACCTGCAGGTGATCGGCCAGCGCCACAAAGACCTGAAGAACGGCCTGACCGCGCCGCCCAAGCCGACCATCGCCAACATCATCAACCTCATGACCAAGCCGCGCTGGTGCCTGGGCATGGCGGGCACGAAGCGCCACAGCTTCGGCAACCTGGTGGGTCATGTGAAGGCGGTGACCAACATGAAGTCGCTGGCCTCGTGGACCAATGAGCAGTTCGACCCGACGCTGTCCTGGGCCGACGTGGCCTGGGTGAAGCAGCAGTGGGGCGGCAAGCTGATCCTGAAAGGCATCATGGACGTGGAAGACGCGCAGCTCGCCGTGCAGAGCGGCGCCGACGCCATCGTGGTGAGCAACCACGGCGGCCGCCAGCTCGACGGCGCGCCGAGCAGCATCGAGGCGCTGCCGGCCATCGTGGCGGCGGTGGGCGAGCAGATCGAGGTGTGGATGGACGGCGGCATCCGCAGCGGGCAGGACGTGCTCAAGGCCTGGGCGCTGGGCGCGCGCGGCACCATGATCGGTCGCGCCATGGTCTATGGCCTGGGCGCCATGGGTGAAGAAGGCGTGCTCAAGGCGCTGCAGATCATCCACAAGGAGCTGGACATCACCATGGCCTTCTGCGGCCACACCAACATCCAGAACGTGGACCGCGGCATCCTGCTGCCCGGCACCTTCCCGACCGGCGCCTGA
- a CDS encoding enoyl-CoA hydratase-related protein — protein MNTPTCFSLSSTEDHVAHLVLNRPDTLNTMHPTFWRELDEVLTTLHTEGTARALVISSTGKHFSAGMALETFAGAIAMDDQSPEGRAAIFDLLTDMQATFTKIENLRMPVICAIQGGCIGGAVDMVTAACIRYATADAFFCIQEINIGMVADVGTLQRLPKLIPFAVVKEMAYTGRRLPAAKALAYGLVNEVFDTPEAMLAAAMLCAKEIASKPPIAIWGTKQAVTYARDHSVEDSLRQMGWLQGAIWSNAHVRESITAMKEKRAGAFTPLSALQSFKALG, from the coding sequence ATGAACACACCGACCTGCTTTTCCCTGAGCTCGACTGAAGATCATGTGGCCCACCTGGTGCTCAACCGGCCCGACACGCTGAACACCATGCACCCCACCTTCTGGCGCGAGCTGGACGAGGTGCTGACAACGCTCCACACCGAAGGCACGGCGCGCGCGCTGGTCATCAGCAGCACCGGCAAACACTTCAGCGCCGGCATGGCACTCGAGACCTTTGCGGGAGCGATCGCCATGGACGACCAGAGCCCGGAAGGCCGCGCCGCCATCTTCGACCTGCTGACCGACATGCAGGCCACGTTCACAAAGATCGAGAACCTGCGCATGCCGGTGATCTGCGCCATCCAGGGCGGCTGCATCGGCGGCGCGGTGGACATGGTCACGGCCGCCTGCATCCGGTACGCCACGGCCGATGCCTTCTTCTGCATCCAGGAGATCAACATCGGCATGGTGGCCGACGTGGGCACGCTGCAGCGCCTGCCCAAGCTGATCCCCTTCGCGGTGGTGAAGGAGATGGCCTACACCGGCCGGCGCCTGCCGGCCGCCAAGGCGCTGGCCTACGGGCTGGTCAACGAGGTGTTCGACACGCCCGAGGCCATGCTGGCCGCCGCAATGTTGTGCGCGAAAGAGATCGCCAGCAAACCACCGATCGCCATCTGGGGCACCAAGCAGGCCGTGACCTACGCGCGCGACCATTCGGTGGAAGACAGCCTGCGCCAGATGGGCTGGCTGCAGGGCGCGATCTGGAGCAACGCGCATGTGCGCGAGTCGATCACGGCGATGAAGGAAAAACGCGCCGGTGCGTTCACGCCACTGTCGGCGCTGCAGTCGTTCAAAGCGTTGGGTTGA
- a CDS encoding DUF1161 domain-containing protein, giving the protein MTSTVFCVLGLALLVGGARAADVCEPLREQIEFQIAGTGATGFAVMVVDADAEVAGKVVGTCAQGSRKLVYVRGGSASTRPVRPVAAPVPPARGNDAHIITECRDGTVVRGNATCKP; this is encoded by the coding sequence ATGACATCGACCGTCTTTTGTGTGCTCGGCCTGGCCCTGCTGGTGGGTGGTGCCCGAGCTGCGGACGTCTGTGAGCCGCTGCGGGAGCAGATCGAGTTTCAGATCGCCGGCACCGGTGCCACCGGCTTTGCGGTGATGGTGGTGGACGCCGACGCCGAGGTGGCCGGCAAGGTGGTGGGCACCTGCGCCCAGGGTTCGCGCAAGCTGGTCTATGTGCGGGGGGGCAGCGCGAGCACCCGACCCGTCCGGCCCGTGGCGGCGCCGGTGCCGCCAGCGCGCGGCAACGACGCCCACATCATCACCGAGTGCCGCGACGGCACGGTGGTGCGCGGCAACGCGACCTGTAAACCGTGA
- a CDS encoding anti-sigma factor domain-containing protein, which produces MNDSHTAQTDTNSPAPASRRVSPWWRALAIFLLLVLLLGWAASASMVEQLKAQIGHLQTKVAAVPQIRHLAVLLDEQQQPAMLVTMDPQTGLLQLQRLNEVKEGREDSMQLWALDGDKPPRSLGVIESKYKTLQLPAKEAALAGVGQLAISVEAKGGVPEAQGPRLPWLFKGALVHKAI; this is translated from the coding sequence ATGAACGATTCGCACACTGCCCAGACCGATACCAACAGCCCCGCGCCAGCCAGCCGCAGGGTCTCGCCCTGGTGGCGCGCGCTGGCGATTTTTCTGTTGCTGGTGCTGCTGCTGGGCTGGGCCGCCAGTGCCAGCATGGTCGAGCAGCTCAAGGCGCAGATCGGCCACCTGCAGACGAAGGTGGCCGCCGTGCCGCAGATCCGCCACCTCGCGGTGCTGCTGGACGAGCAGCAGCAGCCGGCCATGCTCGTGACCATGGACCCGCAGACCGGCTTGCTGCAGTTGCAGCGCCTGAACGAGGTGAAAGAGGGCCGGGAAGACAGCATGCAGCTCTGGGCGCTCGACGGCGACAAACCACCTCGGTCGCTGGGCGTGATCGAGAGCAAATACAAGACCCTGCAGCTGCCCGCCAAGGAAGCCGCGCTGGCGGGCGTCGGCCAGCTGGCCATCAGCGTGGAGGCCAAAGGCGGTGTGCCGGAAGCCCAGGGGCCGCGCCTGCCCTGGCTGTTCAAGGGCGCGCTGGTGCACAAGGCGATCTGA
- a CDS encoding DUF3079 domain-containing protein, protein MAKPFPLNPPHPERNCWGCDRYCAFNALLCGNGSERTQHPIETFGPGWESWSGIPGDMDKDAAAPEAQPDA, encoded by the coding sequence ATGGCCAAACCCTTCCCCCTCAACCCACCCCACCCCGAGCGCAATTGCTGGGGTTGCGACCGCTACTGTGCCTTCAACGCCCTGCTCTGCGGCAACGGCTCGGAACGCACCCAACACCCCATCGAAACCTTTGGCCCGGGCTGGGAGAGCTGGTCGGGCATCCCCGGGGACATGGACAAAGATGCAGCGGCACCAGAGGCACAACCCGACGCATGA
- a CDS encoding 6,7-dimethyl-8-ribityllumazine synthase → MKTPESPALPADLRFAFVEASWHADIVHQARDAFFARMAEGGVAAERIDVFDVPGAFEIPLHAQRLARSGRYAAIVGSALVVDDGIYRFDFLSQTVLQALMDVQLDTGVPLISAVLTPHHFHEHAEHRKYFQRHFAVKGTEAAEACLQTVAGLQRLGSTLSS, encoded by the coding sequence ATGAAAACGCCCGAATCCCCCGCTTTGCCCGCCGACCTGCGCTTCGCTTTCGTCGAAGCCTCGTGGCACGCCGACATCGTCCACCAGGCGCGCGACGCCTTCTTTGCGCGCATGGCCGAAGGCGGTGTGGCTGCTGAACGCATCGACGTGTTCGACGTGCCCGGCGCGTTCGAAATCCCCTTGCACGCCCAGCGCCTGGCGCGCTCGGGGCGCTACGCCGCCATCGTGGGCAGCGCGCTGGTGGTGGACGACGGCATCTACCGTTTCGACTTCCTCTCGCAGACCGTGCTGCAGGCGCTGATGGACGTGCAGCTCGACACCGGGGTGCCCCTGATCTCGGCCGTGCTCACGCCCCACCATTTCCACGAACATGCCGAACACCGCAAGTACTTCCAGCGCCACTTTGCGGTCAAAGGCACCGAGGCCGCCGAGGCCTGCCTGCAGACCGTGGCCGGGCTGCAGCGACTCGGTTCGACGCTGTCTTCCTGA
- a CDS encoding Y-family DNA polymerase: MDAFFASVELLRYPQLKGLPVVIGGGRRREDDVLARLREAYPERDWSDGDLSRIPLEFFPRLSGYTGRGVITTATYPARQFGVGSAMGLMKAAKLCPQAILLPVDFDEVRRISRLFKSTILEIAPVMEDRGVDEVYIDFTDVPGGQREGGRVLARLIQKSIFQATGITCSIGVAPNKLIAKMASEFNKPNGISIVWPDDLQEKIWPLPCRKVNGVGPKADQKLQGHGIHTIGDLAARDPVWLIETFGKSYGAWLHAVSWGRDDRPVVTESEPVSMSRETTFERDLHAVRDRAELGAVFTKLCEQVADDLQRKGYAGKTIGIKLRYDNFQSVTRDVTIDHFTSDAATIRRQAGLCLKRVDLGRRIRLLGVRVGKLVKPGTEGEEASGYSESHSTRTARDKATDEHTDLLFPELD, from the coding sequence ATGGACGCGTTTTTCGCGTCGGTGGAGCTGCTGCGTTACCCGCAACTCAAGGGCCTGCCGGTGGTGATTGGCGGCGGGCGGCGGCGGGAAGACGATGTGCTGGCCCGCCTGCGCGAGGCCTACCCGGAACGCGACTGGTCAGACGGCGACCTGAGCCGCATCCCGCTCGAATTTTTCCCCCGCCTCTCCGGCTACACCGGGCGCGGCGTCATCACCACCGCCACCTACCCGGCGCGCCAGTTCGGCGTGGGCTCGGCCATGGGGCTCATGAAGGCGGCCAAGCTATGCCCGCAGGCCATCCTGCTGCCGGTGGACTTCGACGAGGTGCGCCGCATCTCGCGCCTGTTCAAGAGCACCATCCTGGAGATCGCGCCGGTGATGGAAGACCGCGGCGTGGACGAGGTCTACATCGACTTCACCGACGTGCCCGGCGGGCAGCGCGAGGGCGGGCGCGTGCTGGCGCGGCTGATCCAGAAAAGCATCTTCCAGGCCACCGGCATCACCTGCTCCATCGGCGTGGCGCCCAACAAGCTCATCGCCAAGATGGCGAGCGAATTCAACAAGCCCAACGGCATCAGCATCGTCTGGCCCGACGACCTTCAGGAAAAGATCTGGCCCCTGCCCTGCCGCAAGGTCAACGGCGTGGGGCCCAAGGCCGATCAAAAGCTGCAAGGCCACGGCATCCACACCATCGGCGACCTGGCGGCGCGCGATCCGGTCTGGCTGATCGAGACCTTTGGCAAGAGCTACGGTGCCTGGCTGCACGCCGTCAGCTGGGGCCGCGACGACCGCCCGGTGGTGACCGAGAGCGAGCCGGTGAGCATGAGCCGCGAGACCACCTTCGAGCGCGACCTGCACGCGGTGCGCGACCGCGCCGAGCTGGGCGCGGTGTTCACAAAACTCTGCGAGCAGGTGGCCGACGACCTGCAGCGCAAGGGCTACGCGGGCAAGACCATCGGCATCAAGCTGCGCTACGACAACTTCCAGAGCGTGACGCGCGACGTGACGATCGATCACTTCACCTCAGACGCAGCCACCATCCGCCGCCAGGCCGGCCTGTGCCTGAAGCGCGTGGACCTGGGCCGCCGCATCCGCCTGCTGGGCGTGCGCGTGGGCAAGCTCGTCAAGCCCGGGACAGAGGGCGAAGAAGCCTCGGGCTACAGTGAAAGCCATTCCACCCGAACCGCTAGAGACAAGGCCACCGATGAACACACCGACCTGCTTTTCCCTGAGCTCGACTGA
- a CDS encoding BLUF domain-containing protein: MRSILQDPDSSSWPDSGAELSTQDVGRLIYASISAVDGPVLDEMRRIRDHAVVHNAEHGLRVALMHKCGWFVEWIEGPMAGIHALVERVALDPRHRSLKVVHESVGQPRLFKPWIGSIAQSTESAGEFARRVMALHERHVRGKGYEPASVWRSLCSPLPGHVEVAAAREGTYQRVMMMSARQTGAFDLLRWLAHETRGRVAHRRFAGSVHDALDVESDYLDLPDQGQQGRRLIANARKGLAMGVTHAFLPDHAAVVLLLDADAGQSLRLLERLLVVCQQVRHRPAIIGLGADGWFVPELQTATETRGLPWLEARTGDGEPKHARLWGALKTVLDRLG, from the coding sequence ATGCGTTCCATACTGCAGGACCCCGACAGCTCCAGCTGGCCCGACAGCGGCGCCGAGCTGTCGACCCAGGACGTGGGGCGGCTGATCTACGCCAGCATCAGCGCGGTCGACGGCCCGGTGCTCGACGAGATGCGCCGCATCCGCGACCACGCCGTGGTGCACAACGCCGAGCACGGCCTGCGCGTCGCGCTCATGCACAAATGCGGCTGGTTCGTCGAATGGATCGAGGGGCCGATGGCCGGCATCCATGCCCTGGTCGAGCGGGTCGCGCTCGACCCGCGCCACCGCAGCCTCAAGGTCGTGCACGAGAGCGTGGGCCAGCCCCGGCTCTTCAAGCCCTGGATCGGGTCCATCGCCCAGAGCACCGAGAGCGCCGGCGAGTTTGCCCGGCGCGTGATGGCGCTGCACGAGCGGCACGTCCGCGGCAAGGGCTACGAACCCGCCAGCGTGTGGCGCAGCCTGTGTTCGCCGCTGCCGGGGCACGTCGAGGTGGCGGCCGCGCGGGAGGGCACCTACCAGCGCGTGATGATGATGTCGGCCCGCCAGACCGGCGCCTTCGACCTGCTGCGCTGGCTGGCCCATGAAACCCGGGGCCGTGTGGCGCACCGCCGCTTCGCGGGCAGCGTCCACGACGCGCTCGACGTGGAGAGCGACTACCTCGATCTGCCCGACCAGGGGCAGCAGGGGCGCCGGCTGATCGCGAACGCCCGCAAAGGGCTGGCGATGGGCGTGACCCATGCCTTTTTGCCCGACCACGCCGCCGTGGTGCTGCTGCTGGACGCCGATGCCGGGCAGAGCCTGCGCCTCCTGGAGCGGCTGCTGGTGGTGTGCCAGCAGGTCCGCCACCGGCCGGCCATCATCGGCCTCGGGGCGGACGGCTGGTTCGTCCCCGAACTCCAGACAGCGACCGAGACCCGGGGTCTGCCGTGGCTGGAAGCCCGCACCGGCGACGGCGAGCCGAAGCATGCCCGGCTCTGGGGGGCCCTGAAAACGGTGCTCGACCGGCTGGGCTGA
- a CDS encoding DUF429 domain-containing protein: MSAMTTPHTTLLGCDFTSAPSRRKPVTLAVGHHDRGRVLLDALETFDTLDAWQARLAQATDGGWVGGFDLPFGLPRELVQALGWPTDWLPCMRHYASLSREQVRDTFAAFCDARPVGGKFAHRATDGPAGSSPSMKWVNPPVAFMLHAGVPRLIEAGVTLPGLHGGDPRRVALEAYPGLLARSVLGATSYKSDDKAKQTPERLIARKTLVNALENGLAPLLQAAGLRLKLSHAQRDALADDASGDRLDAVLCLLQAAWAQWEHEAGHPRFGLPEFDPLEGWIVTA, translated from the coding sequence ATGAGCGCAATGACCACCCCACACACCACCCTGCTGGGCTGTGACTTCACGAGCGCACCTTCGCGACGCAAGCCCGTCACACTCGCCGTCGGCCACCACGACCGCGGTCGCGTTCTGCTCGATGCCCTGGAAACCTTCGACACGCTGGACGCCTGGCAGGCGCGGCTGGCGCAGGCCACCGACGGTGGCTGGGTCGGCGGGTTTGACCTGCCCTTCGGCCTGCCGCGCGAGCTGGTGCAGGCGCTCGGCTGGCCCACCGACTGGCTGCCCTGCATGCGGCACTACGCCAGCTTGTCGCGCGAGCAGGTCCGCGACACCTTCGCCGCGTTCTGCGACGCCCGGCCGGTGGGCGGCAAGTTCGCGCACCGCGCCACCGACGGCCCGGCGGGCTCCAGCCCGAGCATGAAGTGGGTCAACCCGCCGGTGGCCTTCATGCTGCACGCGGGCGTGCCCCGCCTGATCGAGGCGGGCGTCACGCTGCCCGGCCTGCACGGCGGTGATCCGCGTCGCGTCGCGCTCGAGGCCTACCCTGGCCTGCTGGCGCGCAGTGTGCTGGGCGCCACCAGCTACAAGAGCGACGACAAGGCCAAGCAGACACCCGAGCGGCTGATCGCCCGCAAGACGCTGGTCAACGCGCTGGAAAACGGGCTGGCGCCGCTGTTGCAGGCGGCCGGCCTGCGCCTCAAGCTCAGCCACGCGCAACGCGACGCCCTGGCCGACGACGCCAGCGGCGACCGCCTCGACGCCGTGCTCTGCCTGCTGCAGGCCGCCTGGGCGCAGTGGGAGCACGAGGCCGGTCACCCCCGCTTCGGCCTGCCCGAATTCGACCCGCTCGAAGGCTGGATCGTGACCGCTTGA
- the folE gene encoding GTP cyclohydrolase I yields the protein MLMKTEPDMTPATPSDDDQGVPMSVKIRERVQAARRRFHSNDNIAEFIQPGELDQLLEEVTVKMQGVLDSMVIDTQNDHNTGDTARRVAKMYLKEVFNGRYVKGPAVTEFPNAEHLNELMIVGPITVRSACSHHFCPVIGKIWIGVMPNEHTNVIGLSKYARLAEWIMGRPQIQEEAVVQLADLIQEKTQPDGLAIVMEASHYCMAWRGVKDMDSKMINSVMRGVFLKDPNLRREFLSLIPRKS from the coding sequence ATGCTCATGAAAACCGAACCTGACATGACCCCTGCCACCCCTTCTGACGACGACCAGGGCGTGCCCATGTCCGTCAAGATCCGCGAGCGCGTCCAGGCCGCTCGCCGCCGTTTCCACTCCAACGACAACATCGCCGAGTTCATCCAGCCCGGTGAGCTGGACCAGCTGCTGGAGGAGGTCACGGTCAAGATGCAGGGCGTGCTCGACAGCATGGTGATCGACACGCAGAACGACCACAACACCGGCGACACCGCGCGCCGCGTGGCCAAGATGTACCTGAAAGAGGTGTTCAACGGCCGCTACGTCAAGGGCCCGGCCGTCACCGAGTTCCCCAACGCCGAGCACCTCAACGAGCTGATGATCGTCGGCCCGATCACCGTGCGCAGCGCCTGCAGCCACCACTTCTGCCCGGTCATCGGCAAGATCTGGATCGGCGTCATGCCCAACGAGCACACCAACGTGATCGGCCTCTCGAAGTACGCGCGCCTGGCCGAGTGGATCATGGGCCGCCCGCAGATCCAGGAAGAGGCCGTGGTGCAACTGGCCGACCTGATCCAGGAAAAGACCCAGCCCGACGGCCTGGCCATCGTCATGGAGGCCAGCCACTACTGCATGGCCTGGCGCGGTGTGAAGGACATGGACAGCAAGATGATCAACTCGGTCATGCGCGGCGTGTTCCTCAAGGACCCCAACCTGCGCCGCGAATTCCTCTCCCTCATTCCCCGCAAATCCTGA
- a CDS encoding EamA family transporter produces the protein MSLTAFGLIVLAGLIHAGWNIVAKKAGGDARFAFFTAFIMMGLWAPLGWWLGRGVVANWGTVEWSLVVASGVLHVFYYVILLRGYRKADLTVVYPLARGSGPLLSSLVAIVFLGERISALGVAGIAGVVGGVFLIAGGPGLLRAARDPAARRRVHKGMVYGVLTGAFIAAYTVVDGYAVRWVLMSPILLDYMGNFVRVALLAPSVLRDRATAWRLWQQQWRHALMVAAFSPVAYVLVLYAMQEAPLSHVAPAREVSMLFAALLGGHLLGEGERGSRVLGALCIAGGVVALGLG, from the coding sequence ATGTCGCTGACCGCGTTCGGTCTCATCGTGCTCGCCGGCCTGATCCACGCGGGCTGGAACATCGTGGCCAAGAAGGCCGGTGGCGACGCGCGTTTCGCTTTCTTCACGGCCTTCATCATGATGGGCCTCTGGGCGCCGCTGGGCTGGTGGTTGGGGCGCGGCGTGGTGGCGAACTGGGGCACGGTCGAGTGGTCGCTGGTGGTGGCCTCCGGCGTGCTGCACGTCTTCTATTACGTGATCCTGCTGCGCGGCTACCGCAAGGCCGACCTGACCGTGGTCTACCCGCTGGCGCGCGGCTCGGGTCCGCTGCTGTCCTCGCTGGTCGCCATCGTGTTCCTGGGCGAGCGCATCTCCGCGCTGGGCGTGGCCGGTATCGCGGGCGTGGTGGGTGGCGTGTTCCTGATCGCGGGCGGCCCCGGCCTGCTGCGCGCGGCACGCGACCCGGCCGCGCGGCGGCGGGTGCACAAAGGCATGGTCTACGGCGTGCTCACTGGCGCCTTCATCGCCGCCTACACGGTGGTCGACGGTTATGCGGTGCGCTGGGTGCTGATGTCGCCCATCCTCTTGGACTACATGGGCAACTTCGTGCGCGTGGCGCTGCTCGCGCCCAGCGTGCTGCGCGACCGGGCCACCGCCTGGCGGCTCTGGCAGCAGCAATGGCGCCACGCGCTGATGGTCGCGGCGTTCAGCCCGGTGGCCTATGTGCTGGTGCTGTACGCGATGCAGGAGGCGCCGCTGTCGCACGTGGCACCCGCGCGCGAGGTGTCGATGCTGTTCGCCGCGTTGCTGGGCGGGCATTTGCTGGGTGAGGGCGAACGCGGCTCGCGCGTGCTGGGGGCGCTGTGCATCGCCGGCGGTGTGGTGGCCCTGGGCCTGGGATGA
- a CDS encoding SIMPL domain-containing protein produces the protein MNTLSRILAAVLVAAGLALAGYAVSQGLERFRMSDRSVTVKGLAEKEVESDFAIWTLGFRRAGVEFGAVQQALSADRDKVLAFLKAQGFTDAELEPKPLQVQDLLAREYAQGNVPFRFNGSGQVLVKSARVKDVEKAALAVDPLIQAGMQLGGAEGEGTNSGPRYQLRGFNDIKAPLLAEATRNAREQAAKFATEAGASLGPLKNANQGAIRITGDDGNDFDDGSSRTKRLRVVSTFEYELR, from the coding sequence ATGAACACCCTCTCCCGCATCCTCGCCGCCGTGCTGGTCGCCGCCGGCCTCGCCTTGGCCGGCTATGCCGTCAGCCAGGGCCTGGAGCGCTTCCGCATGTCGGACCGCTCGGTCACCGTCAAAGGGCTGGCTGAAAAAGAGGTCGAGAGCGACTTCGCGATCTGGACGCTGGGCTTTCGCCGCGCGGGCGTGGAGTTCGGCGCGGTGCAGCAGGCGCTGTCCGCCGACCGCGACAAGGTGCTCGCGTTCCTCAAGGCCCAGGGCTTCACAGATGCCGAGCTCGAACCCAAACCCCTGCAGGTGCAGGACCTGCTGGCGCGCGAGTACGCGCAGGGCAACGTGCCGTTCCGCTTCAACGGCAGCGGCCAGGTGCTGGTGAAGTCGGCGCGGGTGAAGGATGTGGAAAAGGCCGCGCTGGCGGTGGACCCGCTGATCCAGGCCGGCATGCAGCTCGGCGGCGCCGAGGGCGAGGGCACCAACAGCGGCCCGCGTTACCAGCTGCGCGGCTTCAACGACATCAAGGCCCCGCTGCTGGCCGAGGCCACGCGCAACGCTCGGGAGCAGGCCGCCAAATTCGCCACCGAAGCCGGCGCCAGCCTCGGTCCGCTGAAGAACGCCAACCAGGGCGCGATCCGCATCACCGGCGACGACGGCAACGACTTCGACGACGGCAGCTCACGCACCAAGCGGCTGCGCGTGGTCAGCACCTTCGAGTACGAGTTGAGGTAA